Proteins co-encoded in one Azospirillum brasilense genomic window:
- a CDS encoding dihydroneopterin aldolase, giving the protein MANDPVSRPFGADLSGAAATYTILLRDFTATVSVAGRPGRPTVRISLELKVSHPGLSFPDDITAVMSYEDIVEDLRRLCAQEALPGPEYLADRTADLCLAYPKVRHVRVEVELSSPLPDTAGSGVTITRSRDADG; this is encoded by the coding sequence TTGGCCAACGACCCTGTTTCCCGACCCTTCGGCGCCGATCTGTCCGGCGCGGCGGCGACCTACACCATCCTGCTGCGCGACTTCACCGCCACCGTGTCGGTCGCCGGGCGCCCCGGACGCCCCACCGTCCGCATCAGCCTGGAGTTGAAGGTCAGCCACCCCGGTCTGAGCTTTCCCGACGACATCACCGCGGTCATGTCCTACGAGGACATCGTCGAGGATCTGCGCCGGCTGTGCGCGCAGGAAGCGCTGCCCGGTCCCGAATATCTGGCCGACCGCACCGCCGATCTGTGCTTGGCCTATCCGAAGGTGCGCCATGTGCGTGTCGAGGTGGAGCTTTCGTCCCCGCTTCCCGACACCGCCGGCTCCGGAGTCACGATCACGCGGAGCCGCGACGCGGATGGCTGA
- a CDS encoding DMT family transporter, with translation MTAPPLSPAPARPATPRHVRVENVPLGIVMMLGSVLLFSVMNVLVKLLSETYPVIEVTFFRNAMALIPVAVVISLQGGWINNLRTERPMGHVWRSVVGLTAMSLTFWSFNLLPLGDAVALNFSAPLFLTALSVPLLGEKVGIHRWSAVLVGFVGVLIMVRPSGEMLTHLGALVALGAAFCQSFAMVAIRQLSKTERANTIVFYFTAITTLILALVMPFVWVTPRSLTDFALLSATGVLGGGAQLFLTRAYSLAPAAVVAPFNYAALLWAVLFGWLLWNEMPTLHMVSGAAVVAVSGLYILHRETRRRLPPSPPAMGGGGD, from the coding sequence GTGACTGCGCCTCCCCTCTCCCCCGCCCCCGCCCGTCCCGCGACGCCCCGCCATGTCCGCGTGGAGAACGTACCGCTCGGCATCGTCATGATGCTGGGATCGGTGCTGCTGTTCTCCGTGATGAACGTGCTGGTGAAGCTGCTCTCAGAGACGTACCCCGTCATCGAGGTGACCTTCTTCCGCAACGCCATGGCGCTGATCCCCGTGGCGGTGGTCATCTCGCTCCAGGGTGGCTGGATCAACAACCTGCGGACCGAACGGCCGATGGGGCATGTCTGGCGCTCGGTCGTCGGGCTGACCGCCATGTCGCTGACCTTCTGGTCCTTCAACCTGCTGCCGCTGGGCGACGCGGTGGCGCTGAACTTTTCGGCCCCGCTGTTCCTCACCGCCCTGTCGGTGCCGCTGCTTGGCGAAAAGGTCGGCATCCACCGCTGGAGCGCGGTGCTGGTCGGCTTCGTCGGCGTGCTCATCATGGTCCGGCCGTCCGGCGAGATGCTGACGCATCTGGGCGCCCTGGTCGCGCTCGGCGCCGCCTTCTGCCAGTCCTTCGCGATGGTGGCGATCCGTCAGCTCAGCAAGACCGAGCGCGCCAACACCATCGTCTTCTACTTCACGGCGATCACCACCCTGATCCTGGCGCTGGTGATGCCCTTCGTGTGGGTCACCCCGCGCAGCCTGACCGATTTCGCCCTGCTGTCGGCGACCGGCGTGCTGGGCGGCGGAGCCCAGCTGTTCCTGACGCGGGCCTATTCGCTGGCCCCGGCGGCGGTGGTCGCGCCCTTCAACTACGCCGCGCTCCTGTGGGCCGTGCTGTTCGGCTGGCTGCTGTGGAACGAGATGCCGACCCTGCACATGGTGTCGGGGGCCGCCGTGGTGGCGGTGAGCGGCCTCTACATCCTGCACCGCGAGACCCGCCGGCGCCTTCCCCCCAGCCCGCCCGCGATGGGCGGCGGCGGCGACTGA
- a CDS encoding universal stress protein, which produces MSLKTILVPLAGLDGDTVALNAALKIAREFDAHVDALFVSLDPRDAVPMLGEGMSGAMVEEIMRAAEGESKTHLHTARRTFDDVIRAADIELRDMPTGVEAPTAQWREETGRVEEVVPREGRLADLLVFAHTTLDSNTQAYATVESALLGAARPLLLAPATLPDEIGRTVALAWNGSPESVRALAGAMPFLTGADTVHVLTAETSNTQAAAGRRIAHYLAWHGVNVQVTILKPGSEPVGQAIVNKAAELGSDLLVMGGYGHSRMREMILGGVTRYVLNHAGLPVLMAH; this is translated from the coding sequence ATGTCACTCAAGACGATCCTTGTGCCGCTGGCCGGACTCGACGGCGACACGGTGGCGCTGAACGCCGCGCTGAAGATCGCGCGCGAATTCGACGCCCATGTCGACGCCCTGTTCGTGTCGCTGGACCCGCGCGACGCCGTGCCCATGCTGGGCGAGGGCATGTCCGGCGCGATGGTCGAGGAGATCATGCGCGCCGCCGAAGGGGAGTCGAAGACCCACCTCCACACCGCCCGCCGCACCTTCGACGATGTGATTCGCGCCGCGGACATCGAATTGCGCGACATGCCCACCGGCGTCGAGGCGCCGACCGCCCAGTGGCGGGAGGAAACCGGCCGCGTCGAGGAGGTGGTGCCGCGCGAGGGGCGGCTGGCCGACCTGCTGGTCTTCGCCCACACCACGCTGGACAGCAACACCCAGGCTTACGCGACGGTGGAAAGCGCCCTGCTGGGGGCGGCCCGCCCGCTGCTTCTGGCACCCGCCACCCTGCCGGACGAGATCGGCCGCACGGTGGCGCTCGCCTGGAACGGCAGCCCCGAATCGGTTCGCGCCCTGGCCGGGGCGATGCCCTTCCTGACCGGTGCCGACACCGTCCATGTGCTGACCGCCGAAACCTCCAACACCCAGGCTGCGGCAGGACGTCGCATTGCCCACTATCTCGCTTGGCACGGCGTTAACGTTCAGGTAACCATATTGAAGCCGGGATCGGAACCCGTTGGCCAAGCCATCGTGAACAAGGCCGCGGAGCTTGGGTCCGACCTCCTCGTGATGGGGGGCTACGGGCACAGCCGGATGCGGGAAATGATCCTTGGCGGCGTGACCCGCTATGTGCTGAATCACGCCGGCCTGCCCGTGCTGATGGCCCACTGA
- a CDS encoding DUF2934 domain-containing protein, producing MAKRKTATAKTVEAAPSLEAAEALATDTGAEIVLNTNFVAIEQDAVALLHAASLLVEADTPEKASHALDHNLRLWVAIKTVLQNEENTLDSEVKANLRNLAQYVTVTTMEATKGSIEARKLVSLSRINMHIAEGLLHGQKTRMVQERAYEIWEREGRPNGREMDHWLLAEAEIAEMLNNR from the coding sequence ATGGCCAAGCGCAAGACCGCCACCGCAAAGACCGTCGAAGCCGCTCCGTCGCTTGAAGCGGCCGAGGCGCTCGCCACCGACACCGGGGCGGAGATCGTCCTGAACACCAACTTCGTGGCCATCGAGCAGGACGCGGTCGCCCTGCTGCACGCCGCCAGCCTGCTGGTCGAAGCCGACACGCCGGAGAAGGCGAGCCACGCGCTGGACCACAACCTGCGCCTCTGGGTCGCCATCAAGACGGTGCTCCAGAACGAAGAGAACACCCTGGACTCCGAGGTGAAGGCGAATCTGCGCAACCTCGCGCAGTATGTCACCGTCACCACCATGGAAGCGACCAAGGGCTCCATCGAGGCGCGCAAGCTGGTCTCGCTGTCGCGCATCAACATGCACATCGCGGAAGGCCTGCTGCACGGCCAGAAGACCCGCATGGTGCAGGAGCGCGCCTATGAGATCTGGGAGCGCGAGGGCCGCCCGAACGGGCGCGAGATGGACCACTGGCTGCTGGCCGAGGCCGAAATCGCCGAGATGCTCAACAACCGCTGA
- a CDS encoding AAA family ATPase has protein sequence MQRPASDPAQDPTPMVAAFLADPASHGGAAVERVETHAAIVFLAGDRAYKLKRSVLYPYLDYSTAERRRAACVEELRLNRRTAPSLYLGLDSVVRRPDGALAFGGEDAAGGTALDWLVVMRRFLQDALLDRVAERGGLDVDLIRDLADAVTAFHAAAEPRPDGGGAAAMREVVEGSIAELRAGASLFAAERVERLAGRSAEALERRATLLEDRRSGGFVRHCHGDLHLRNIVLLEGKPVLFDGIEFDEGLAVIDVAYDLAFLLMDLERRGLRPQANAFLNRSLDATGDYRALALLPLFLSARAAIRAKIALTTAALHPGADTARRWEREAVACLNQAVAALEPPPPRLVAVGGLSGSGKTRLARALAPSLGASPGAVVLRSDALRKGLFGVGETERLPAEAYTPAVTERVYAGLLERARTVLAAGHAVVLDAVHARPEERSAAARLAAEAGVRFDGIWLDAPLDTRVARIAARRGDASDATAEVAERQAVYDLGPLEWLRTNAGRDAGETLAAVLERLV, from the coding sequence ATGCAGCGCCCCGCTTCCGATCCGGCACAGGACCCGACGCCGATGGTGGCCGCCTTCCTCGCCGATCCGGCGAGCCACGGCGGGGCGGCGGTGGAGCGTGTCGAAACCCACGCCGCCATCGTCTTTTTGGCGGGCGACCGGGCCTACAAGCTGAAGCGCTCGGTCCTCTACCCCTATCTCGACTACTCCACGGCCGAACGCCGCCGCGCGGCCTGCGTGGAGGAGCTGCGCCTGAACCGGCGCACCGCGCCGTCGCTCTATCTCGGCCTGGACTCGGTGGTGCGGCGGCCGGACGGCGCGCTCGCCTTCGGCGGGGAGGACGCGGCGGGTGGAACGGCGCTGGACTGGCTGGTCGTGATGCGCCGCTTTCTGCAGGACGCCCTGCTGGACCGCGTGGCGGAGCGGGGTGGCCTCGACGTCGACCTGATTCGCGACTTGGCCGACGCCGTCACGGCCTTCCACGCGGCCGCGGAGCCACGCCCGGATGGCGGCGGGGCGGCCGCGATGCGGGAGGTGGTGGAGGGCAGCATCGCCGAGCTGCGCGCCGGAGCGTCCCTGTTCGCGGCGGAGCGTGTGGAGCGGCTGGCCGGGCGGTCGGCGGAGGCGTTGGAGCGTCGGGCCACGCTGCTGGAGGACCGGCGGAGCGGCGGCTTCGTCCGGCATTGCCACGGCGACCTGCATCTGCGGAACATCGTGCTTCTTGAGGGAAAGCCGGTCCTGTTCGACGGCATCGAGTTCGACGAGGGGCTGGCGGTCATCGACGTCGCCTACGATCTCGCCTTTCTGCTGATGGATCTGGAGCGCCGGGGGCTGCGACCACAAGCCAACGCCTTCCTGAACCGCAGTCTGGATGCGACGGGGGACTACCGCGCCTTGGCGCTTCTGCCCCTGTTCCTGTCGGCACGGGCGGCCATCCGCGCCAAGATCGCCCTCACCACGGCGGCGCTCCACCCCGGCGCGGATACGGCGCGGAGGTGGGAGCGGGAGGCGGTGGCCTGTCTGAACCAGGCCGTGGCGGCGCTGGAGCCGCCGCCGCCGCGGCTGGTCGCCGTCGGCGGCCTTTCCGGCAGCGGCAAGACCCGGCTGGCCCGTGCCCTCGCGCCGTCGCTGGGGGCGTCGCCGGGTGCCGTCGTCCTGCGCTCCGACGCGCTGCGCAAGGGCCTGTTCGGGGTCGGGGAGACGGAGCGGCTGCCCGCCGAGGCCTACACGCCGGCGGTGACCGAACGCGTCTACGCCGGGCTGCTGGAGCGGGCGCGGACCGTGCTGGCCGCGGGGCACGCCGTGGTGCTGGACGCCGTCCATGCCCGACCGGAGGAGCGGTCCGCCGCGGCCCGTCTTGCGGCGGAAGCCGGCGTGCGATTTGACGGGATCTGGCTCGACGCACCCTTGGACACGCGCGTCGCCCGCATCGCCGCCCGCCGCGGCGACGCCTCCGACGCCACGGCGGAGGTCGCCGAGCGGCAGGCTGTCTATGATCTGGGTCCGCTTGAGTGGCTGCGCACGAATGCTGGCAGGGATGCGGGGGAAACGCTTGCGGCCGTGCTGGAGCGACTGGTGTAA
- a CDS encoding SRPBCC family protein: protein MDMSGSQRITAPRDKVWAALNDPDILRQCIPGCEEVLKTSDTEFTAKVVAKVGPVSAKFSGKVTLSDLDPPNGYTITGEGSGGAAGFGKGGAKVSLEPDGEAATVLTYTAHATVGGKLAQIGSRLVDATARKMADDFFNRFTAVVGGPPPEPVVDPVPEPDLEVAPAVVARPVARSAAAPQPITPAVAAPAPEIPIPLPAARGRSGFYVPWAALVVVAVLVLLLAWMK, encoded by the coding sequence ATGGACATGAGCGGCAGCCAGCGCATCACGGCCCCGCGCGACAAGGTCTGGGCGGCGCTGAACGATCCGGACATCCTGCGCCAGTGCATTCCCGGCTGCGAGGAGGTGCTGAAAACCTCCGACACGGAGTTCACCGCCAAGGTGGTGGCCAAGGTGGGACCGGTCAGCGCCAAGTTCTCCGGCAAGGTGACTTTGTCGGATCTCGATCCGCCCAACGGCTACACCATCACCGGCGAAGGCTCCGGCGGGGCCGCCGGCTTCGGCAAGGGAGGCGCCAAGGTCTCGCTGGAACCGGACGGCGAGGCGGCGACGGTCCTGACCTACACCGCCCACGCCACGGTCGGCGGCAAGCTGGCGCAGATCGGGTCGCGTCTGGTGGACGCCACGGCACGCAAGATGGCCGACGATTTCTTCAACCGATTCACGGCGGTGGTCGGTGGGCCGCCTCCCGAACCGGTGGTCGACCCGGTCCCCGAACCGGACTTGGAAGTGGCGCCTGCGGTGGTTGCGCGGCCCGTGGCGCGGAGTGCCGCGGCGCCGCAACCGATCACGCCCGCCGTGGCGGCCCCCGCCCCGGAAATCCCCATTCCGCTTCCCGCCGCCCGGGGTCGGAGCGGCTTTTACGTGCCGTGGGCGGCGCTGGTCGTGGTGGCTGTTCTTGTTCTTCTTCTCGCCTGGATGAAATAA
- a CDS encoding c-type cytochrome, translating into MNKHILGAALIAGIAMGAGAAQAADAAAGKDVFKQCMACHTAEQGKNKVGPSLFGVVGRPAASIDGFKYSKPMQEKAAGGLVWTPDNLKAYITAPKEVVPGGTMAFAGIKDAGKVDDLIAFLGEQK; encoded by the coding sequence ATGAACAAGCATATCCTGGGCGCCGCCCTGATCGCCGGCATTGCCATGGGCGCGGGCGCCGCGCAGGCCGCTGACGCCGCCGCCGGTAAGGATGTCTTCAAGCAGTGCATGGCCTGCCACACCGCCGAGCAGGGCAAGAACAAGGTCGGCCCGTCGCTGTTCGGCGTCGTCGGCCGCCCGGCCGCCTCGATCGACGGCTTCAAGTATTCCAAGCCGATGCAGGAGAAGGCCGCCGGCGGTCTGGTCTGGACCCCGGACAACCTGAAGGCCTACATCACCGCCCCCAAGGAAGTCGTTCCGGGCGGCACGATGGCCTTCGCGGGCATCAAGGACGCCGGCAAGGTGGACGATCTGATCGCCTTCCTGGGTGAGCAGAAGTAA
- the folK gene encoding 2-amino-4-hydroxy-6-hydroxymethyldihydropteridine diphosphokinase, with product MTTVYLALGSNLGDRAANLAAAQQRLAPRVRITLASPVYETAPMYVTDQPAFLNMVLRAQTALGPWELLRHVKSVEAEMGRDLEGGLRFGPRPIDIDILFYGELVMYAPELEIPHPRIAERAFVLAPLADIAGGLQHPAIPRSVDDLLAAVPGRDTVVRTGTELPVAV from the coding sequence ATGACCACGGTCTACCTTGCGCTTGGCAGCAATCTGGGCGACCGCGCCGCCAATCTGGCGGCGGCGCAGCAACGGCTCGCTCCGCGGGTCCGCATCACGCTGGCATCGCCTGTCTACGAAACCGCCCCGATGTATGTGACCGACCAGCCGGCCTTTCTGAACATGGTGTTGCGCGCTCAGACGGCGCTGGGACCGTGGGAACTGCTGCGCCACGTCAAGAGCGTCGAAGCGGAGATGGGCCGCGACCTGGAGGGCGGCCTTCGCTTCGGACCGCGCCCCATCGACATCGACATCCTGTTCTATGGCGAGCTGGTGATGTACGCGCCGGAGCTGGAGATTCCCCATCCCCGCATCGCGGAGCGGGCCTTCGTCCTGGCCCCGCTCGCCGACATCGCGGGTGGCCTGCAGCACCCGGCCATTCCGCGCAGCGTCGACGATCTCCTGGCCGCGGTGCCGGGTCGCGACACGGTGGTCCGCACCGGCACGGAACTTCCGGTGGCGGTCTGA
- the pepN gene encoding aminopeptidase N, with the protein MDKGTPKAIRLQDYRPPAHLIDTVDLFFDLGEEVTTVRAQLGLRRNPARDDAAALPLTLDGQRLELVSVALNGQPLGDADYTVTPDHLTVHSVPESFTLETVVRIKPQENTALEGLYKSSGNFCSQCEAEGFRKITYFADRPDVMARYTTTITADKARYPVLLSNGNLIESGDLPDGRHRAVWEDPFPKPCYLFALVAGTLVHQEDRFRTASGRDVTLRIYVEPGNEDKVDHAMRSLIKSMRWDEEVFGLEYDLDIFNIVAVGDFNMGAMENKSLNVFNTKYILAKPETATDQDFLGIEAVVAHEYFHNWTGNRVTCRDWFQLSLKEGLTVFRDQEFSSDMNSRAVKRIADVQRLRTVQFPEDSGAMAHPVRPDSYVEINNFYTPTVYDKGSEVIRMYHTLLGAHGFRKGMDLYFQRHDGQAVTCDDFAAAMSDATGVDLTQFKRWYRQAGTPELDVSGVYDEAAKTYRLTVRQTVPPTPGQPVKEPMHIPLVMGLLGPDGADLPLRLTGEAEAAGTSRTLHITEAEQTFTFVDVPARPVPSLLRGFSAPVKLRADLTDGDLTFLMANDSDAFNRWEAGQTLATRLLLSLVADRQAGRELALPQSFIDAVGAVLKDADQDPAFAAQALVLPTESYLGTQMEVIDPDAIHAVREFARRRLAEALRPGWLDTHRRNAGNEPFSVDAAAIGRRALKNLCLAYLMALEDEEALGLCLGQYRGAQAMTDVMAALQFLSNSNAPERDEAIAGFYERWKGEALVVDKWFGVQATSHRPDTLERVTDLLAHPAFEIRNPNKVYALIGGFAAGNPVRFHDTSGAGYRFLADQVLRLDPMNPQVAARMVGPFSRLRRYDATRRALMKAELERIVATPGLSPDVFEVASKSLEAAG; encoded by the coding sequence ATGGACAAAGGCACGCCCAAGGCCATCCGCCTCCAGGACTACCGCCCGCCCGCGCATCTGATCGACACGGTCGATCTGTTCTTCGACCTCGGCGAGGAGGTGACCACGGTCCGCGCGCAGCTCGGGCTGCGGCGCAACCCGGCGCGCGACGACGCGGCGGCGCTGCCGCTGACTCTGGACGGGCAGCGGCTGGAACTGGTGTCCGTGGCGCTGAACGGCCAGCCGCTGGGCGATGCCGACTACACCGTCACGCCGGACCATCTGACCGTCCACAGCGTGCCGGAGAGCTTCACGCTGGAAACCGTCGTCCGCATCAAGCCGCAGGAAAACACCGCGCTGGAGGGGCTCTACAAGTCCTCCGGCAACTTCTGCAGCCAGTGCGAGGCGGAGGGATTCCGCAAGATCACCTATTTCGCCGACCGGCCCGACGTGATGGCCCGCTACACCACCACGATCACCGCGGACAAGGCGCGCTACCCGGTGCTGCTGTCCAACGGCAACCTCATCGAATCCGGCGACCTGCCCGACGGGCGCCACCGCGCGGTGTGGGAGGACCCCTTCCCGAAGCCCTGCTACCTGTTCGCTCTGGTCGCCGGCACGCTGGTGCACCAGGAGGATCGCTTCCGCACCGCGTCCGGCCGCGACGTCACCCTGCGCATCTATGTCGAGCCGGGGAACGAGGACAAGGTCGACCACGCCATGCGCTCGCTCATCAAGTCGATGCGCTGGGATGAGGAGGTGTTCGGGTTGGAATACGACCTGGACATCTTCAACATCGTCGCGGTCGGCGACTTCAACATGGGGGCGATGGAGAACAAGTCCCTCAATGTCTTCAACACCAAATACATCCTGGCGAAGCCGGAAACCGCCACCGACCAGGATTTCCTGGGCATCGAGGCGGTGGTGGCCCACGAGTATTTCCACAACTGGACCGGCAACCGCGTCACCTGCCGCGACTGGTTCCAGCTGTCGCTGAAGGAAGGGCTGACCGTCTTCCGTGACCAGGAATTCTCCAGCGACATGAACTCGCGGGCGGTCAAGCGCATCGCCGACGTGCAGCGCCTGCGCACCGTGCAGTTCCCCGAGGATTCCGGCGCCATGGCGCATCCGGTGCGCCCGGACAGCTATGTGGAGATCAACAACTTCTACACCCCCACCGTCTACGACAAGGGGTCGGAAGTCATCCGCATGTACCACACGCTGCTGGGGGCGCACGGCTTCCGCAAGGGCATGGATCTGTATTTCCAGCGCCACGACGGGCAGGCGGTCACCTGCGACGACTTCGCCGCGGCGATGTCCGACGCCACCGGGGTGGACCTGACCCAGTTCAAGCGCTGGTACCGGCAGGCCGGCACGCCGGAGCTGGACGTGAGCGGTGTCTATGACGAGGCGGCCAAGACCTACCGCCTGACCGTCCGGCAGACCGTGCCCCCCACCCCCGGCCAGCCGGTGAAGGAGCCGATGCACATCCCGCTGGTCATGGGGCTGCTCGGTCCGGACGGGGCGGACCTGCCGCTGCGCCTGACGGGCGAGGCCGAGGCCGCCGGCACCAGCCGCACCCTGCACATCACCGAGGCCGAGCAGACCTTCACGTTCGTCGACGTGCCGGCCCGTCCGGTGCCGTCGCTGCTGCGCGGCTTTTCCGCCCCGGTGAAGCTGCGGGCCGACCTGACGGACGGTGACCTGACCTTCCTGATGGCCAACGACAGCGACGCCTTCAACCGCTGGGAGGCCGGGCAGACGCTGGCCACTCGGCTGCTGCTCTCCCTCGTCGCCGACCGGCAGGCCGGGCGGGAACTGGCGCTGCCCCAAAGCTTCATCGACGCGGTGGGCGCCGTTCTGAAGGACGCCGACCAGGACCCGGCCTTCGCCGCGCAGGCCCTGGTGCTGCCGACCGAAAGCTACCTCGGCACGCAGATGGAGGTCATCGACCCAGACGCGATCCACGCCGTGCGCGAGTTCGCCCGCCGCCGGCTGGCCGAGGCGCTGCGTCCGGGCTGGCTGGACACGCACCGCCGCAACGCGGGCAACGAGCCCTTCTCGGTGGACGCCGCCGCCATCGGGCGTCGGGCGCTGAAGAATCTCTGCCTCGCCTACCTCATGGCGCTGGAGGACGAGGAGGCGCTCGGCCTCTGCCTCGGCCAGTACCGCGGCGCCCAAGCGATGACCGACGTGATGGCGGCGCTGCAGTTCCTCAGCAACTCGAACGCTCCGGAGCGCGACGAGGCCATCGCCGGCTTCTACGAGCGCTGGAAGGGCGAAGCGCTGGTGGTCGACAAATGGTTCGGCGTGCAGGCGACTTCGCACCGGCCCGACACGCTGGAGCGGGTGACGGACCTGCTCGCCCACCCCGCCTTCGAGATCCGCAACCCGAACAAGGTCTACGCCCTGATCGGCGGTTTCGCGGCCGGCAACCCGGTGCGCTTCCACGACACCAGCGGAGCGGGCTATCGCTTCCTCGCCGACCAGGTCCTGCGGCTCGACCCGATGAATCCGCAGGTGGCGGCGCGCATGGTCGGCCCCTTCTCGCGCCTGCGCCGCTACGACGCAACGCGTCGCGCCCTGATGAAGGCCGAGCTGGAGCGCATCGTCGCCACGCCGGGCCTGTCGCCGGACGTCTTCGAGGTGGCGAGCAAGAGCCTGGAGGCGGCGGGCTGA
- a CDS encoding acyloxyacyl hydrolase, whose amino-acid sequence MAGLALAGPAGAQTVSMPDDRIGDWKVGGLAYSIGETPDTKVSDLHNKIRIGSSLLPKLDGYAEVRPWVSLGPSAPDGSLHGMGGILIDVPLGGSSFVFTPSFGAGTLPVTSRDPAAAGSVVEFRSQLELGYQFENKARFSLGYSRIDTSGPTADAATPANNVFGFYYRMPFGAFTGR is encoded by the coding sequence ATGGCGGGACTCGCGCTCGCTGGACCCGCGGGCGCGCAGACGGTGTCCATGCCCGACGACCGGATCGGCGACTGGAAGGTCGGCGGCCTTGCCTACAGCATCGGGGAAACGCCGGACACCAAGGTGTCCGACCTGCACAACAAGATCCGCATCGGCTCCTCCCTCCTGCCCAAGCTCGACGGCTACGCGGAGGTGCGTCCCTGGGTGTCCCTCGGCCCCAGCGCGCCGGATGGCAGCCTGCACGGCATGGGCGGCATCCTGATCGACGTTCCGCTGGGCGGCTCCTCCTTTGTCTTCACGCCGAGTTTCGGCGCTGGAACCCTTCCTGTCACCTCCCGCGATCCGGCGGCGGCGGGCAGCGTGGTCGAGTTCCGCTCCCAGCTCGAACTCGGCTACCAGTTCGAGAACAAGGCCCGCTTCAGCCTTGGCTACAGCCGCATCGACACCAGTGGCCCCACCGCGGATGCGGCCACACCGGCCAACAACGTCTTCGGATTCTACTACCGCATGCCGTTCGGAGCGTTCACCGGACGCTGA